The Pedobacter ginsengisoli region AATCCCCTATTATTCATATTTCAGCGCATGAGCAGGATTGGCCTTTGCAGCCTTGTACGCCTGAAAACTGACCGTCAGAAATGCAATGACTGTAGTACCTGCTATTGCTATCAATATCACCGCAATTGATATACTTGTCCGGAGTTCAAAATTAGTGAGCCATTTGGTCATCAGGTAATAAGCCAAAGGCACGCCAATACAAGCAGCTGCAAATACCATTTTCAGGAACGAAACAGACAGCAAGCTCATGATATTGCCTACTGACGCACCCAATACACGGCGCACACCAAATTCCTTTGTACGCTGTTCTGCACTGTAAGCCACCAGGCCATAAAGCCCCATGCAGGAAATAAATATAGCGATGCCGCCAAACAGGTTGGCCAGTATGCCCAGTATCTTTTCAGACTGCAGTTTTTGGGCGTACAGCTGATCCATAAACTTAATGTCGACCGGATAAGCCGGATTCAGTCTTTTTGCAACAGCTGAGATCAGTTCCACATTCCGGCTCAAACTGTTGGCCGGATTTAAACGCAAGTGGATCCTATAACCCGCGTTTCTGTTGAAGTTGATGACAAGTGGTTTTTGAGCCTGATAAGGCGAATCCCAGATGAAATCTTTGAACACCCCTATTACATGCAAATCATTGCCATTAAGTTTCACCTTTGTGCCCACCGGGTTTTGCAGGTTCATTACTTTTACCGCTGAGCTACTGAGCAGAACCCCTTCAGTATCAGAGGCAAAGTCTTTAGAAAAATCACGCCCTGCAATTAGCTTCACGCCACTGGTCTTCACAAAACCATAAGTGGTTTCTAAACGGTTAAAAACAATATCCTGTCCTCCCTGAGGCCTGTTGGGCCATTCAAAACCCGAAAACCAGTTACTTACGCTTGAAAGACTACCGGCTGCCTGGCTTACGGCGGTAACGGCTCCTGCTTTTAAAACTTCTGTTTTGAAGACTTCAAATTTGCCCGAGAGTTCGCCTTCCTGCGGCAATTCTGCCAACAGATTTGCATCGAAGCCAATCGGCCTGTTTTTAATGAAGTCGATCTGTTTGTAGATCACCAGGGTAGCGATGATCAGCATAATGGCGAAGCAAAACTGCCCCACAACCAATACCTGCCTCAAATTCACGGGGACTGCCTTTGCCCTTGCGGCCTTTCTTTTTAAAGTTTGGACAGGGTTAAAAGCAGAGAGGAACAGCGAGGGGTATAGACCTGACAACAAACCAGTTAGTATTATCACGCCAGAAATGACCAGCCAACACAAGATATTACCATAGTCTATAGTGAGTTCTATACCCAACAAATTATTGAACATAGGCAAAGTAAGTTCTACAGTGGCTATGGCCAGTAATACACTTCCTAATGTTAGCACCATCGCTTCGGTAAGGAACTGTATTATTACCGAAGCCCTTGTGGCACCAATGGTCTTTTTGATACCCACTTCCTTTGCCCTGCGTTCGGATTTGGCAGTTGCCATATTCATAAAATTGATGCAGGCAATAAACAAGATACCAAAGGCCAGGCCAATGAACAGGTAGATTTTCTCTATGTCACCCCCAGCACTTTTTCCGTTAACGAATTTGCTATATAGGTGCGTTTTAGCGAATGGAAATATGAAATTCTCTGCTTTGGTGTTCTGGCTTCTCTCATTAAACAGGCCTTTGATCTTGCTGTTAATCAAATCAACTTTTGAGGGGTCGTTTACTTTTACCATCACAGGCCAGCTAAAGTCGCCCCAATTCCAATTTCTTGCACCATCGTATATCTGTTCCAGGAAAGACCAGGGCAAGATATAATCGAACTTAATGGAAGTATTAGCCGGAAAGTCTTTGATCACACCTGTGATCGTCAGGTCTCTACTGTTGTCCCATTTTATGCTTTTGTTCAGCACGTTAACCCCACCAAACAAAAGCTTTGCGGTCTGTTCCGTGATGACAACAGAATTGGGTACATCAAGCGCTGTAGCGGGATTACCAGCTATAAATTCATAATTAAATATTTTAAGTATTTCAGGATCTGCACACATTGCAGCCTTTTTGAAGCTTGTTCTGCCATTGGCAATGAGCGTATTGCCACCTTTCACGATGCGTGCTACCACATCCACTTCTGGAATGCGACTTTTAATGGCGCTGTGGATGCCATTCCCAGGCTCAGTACCCGTACTGGTGATTTTTCCTGATGCATCCTGAAAATTGATCATTACCTGATAAACCTTGTCGGCGTCTTTGAATTGCCTGTCAAAATTCCATTCATAGTTCACATACAATAGCAATAAAAGGCAGGATGCCAATCCTATTGCCAAACCAGTAATATTAATCACAGAAGAAGTACTATTTCTCCAGAGGTTTCGCAAAGCGATTTTTAAATTGAGTCTGAACATCGTGGCAGTGGTTGATCGGTTAAAGGTAAGATTGAACTGCAATTCGCTAAGTTAGTGCCAAGATCGGTAAATGCTTTAAATTGCTGCTACAACTTGCTTTCTGTGGAAACTGATGAGGAAACCGTCCATTATTGAACATCGGCCGTACGCTGCCGTACACCTGACATGTGATTCTGCTACTTTTTTTTGAATCCGTTTTGGAAGGTTCAGCTCCTTCGTACCTGGTTCCAATTTGGTTCGCTGCATATTCGACTCTGGTCGAACGAGGGCCGTACAAGGCCCTATCAAGATCGCTGCAAGAGACGACTATATTATAGGCCGAAAAGCATTTTCTTTCCAAATCTGATAACAAACCAGATCCAATTTAATTTTTTTAATAATTAAATATATAAGAAATTTAAATGTGGTTTTGCCTTCTATGCGGTTTACAGCAGCTATTAACAGATTATGCGCAATAAGACACTTTATGCTCTTTTTATGAATTTAAAATGATAAGATTAGCAGGTTATTAACTATACCTATCACTAACCAAAGTCATGTATTACTTGAAGTGACTTGGATTGATATATTTCAATGCAGAGATTTTTAGGAAATCTTTATCATTATCACCAATTAGGACCAGATCATTTATAATTGCTGTCGCTGCAATGAATGCATCTGGCAATTTAACATTGCTTTCTTTTCGAATTCTAATTGTTTCTGAAATAATTTGATTATCAATCCCATAAACAAAAGAACTAGATATCTATTAAATATCTCTTTGCCATTCGTTGCGCAAGTCGTTTATTTGTTTATCGATTGCCTCATTGGACATCTTCGTCTTGATCTTTCCACGCAATGATGATAGTTTGGTTTGATTTTTTATTACACGAATGATATTAAGGTCTTCTAGATCTTGCAAGAGTCTTAAAGCCTTTTCATTAGTAATTTCTATCGCTAATGTGGTCATAAAACAAATTTACATGATTAATTCTAAAAAAACTTATCGCTATATAAAACAACAAGTAAGTGAACTAATCATCTATCAACAATTCTAAATTAATTGCTTAGTAAAATCAAAAAGGGTGAAGGGGTTGTCCCTTCACCCTTTTTGATGCGGTTTTTAATCTTACTGCTTTCCGGTAAGCATTTTTATAGAATCAATTTCTGCTTTTTTATAAGGGCTTCCGTCTTTTCTAAAGATATCATGAAACCATAGTTTAGGTTCTTTACCATCAGGCATTGGGGTATCCCAGGCATACATGGTGTTGGTTTTTCCTGCAACTAAGCCCCAGTTATAAGCGCCAATATTTTCCTTTTTAAGAATAGGCATTATGTTACTGAATAAACTGTTTCTTGATCTGGCCATATATTCAGTACAGATAAGCGGGCGTTTAGAAACACTTCTAAGTGTATCAATCCATTTTTCATGGTCTTTAACATCGCCATAATTATGGTAAGTGGTTACATCTGAATTTTGAATCTGGTAATCTGAAAGTTCTTTAAGGCTAAGTTTCCAAACACCTACAGAAAGCGGCTGACTAGGATTAACTGTACGGCCCCATTCAAATACTTTTTTTAGCAAATCCATACTCTTGTTGCCATAGTCTGAATTTCCTGGTTCGTTATAAAGATCCCAAAGTACAATGCGTTTATCGTCTTTAAAGGTGGTTAAAATGTCTTTAACATAAACTTCAAGCGTATCTACAAGGGTCGAATCCTGATAATATAGATCTCCCGGGTCCCTTACCCAACCAGAATTATGAATACCAAGCTTTGGTTCAGGTTGTTTTCCTGTTTTATAAGTTGGGTTCCAGCAATCATCAAATAACACAAATAAGGTCGAAATATGATGTTTATCAGCGATATCAAGATACTCCTTTACTCTTCCTTTAAAGCCTTCTTTATCTTGTTGCCAGGCGGCATGGTGCAGGTAAACACGCATTGAATTCATTCCAATTCCTTCGGCATAACCAAGTTCTTTGTCGATAGTTGTTGGGTCAAAAGTTTCCTTTTGCCACATTTCTAATTGATTAATTGCAGTGCTTGGTATAAAATCACTACCTCTTAACCAGCCCCATTGCTCATACCATTTGTTGGCCTTTTCTACTGGCCATATTTCTCTTGGCTTTTGGTCTGTTTGTGATGTTTGATCGGCTGGTTTTTGCACGCAGGACTGAAACGTGAGTCCAAACAAGCATAACGCCAAATAATAGGTTCTTAGGTTTCTCATTTTAAATAGTTCTAGTTATAATTTAGTGATTTATTCATTTGTATTATTTGGCATCAGTACCAGTAAAAATAAGTTTAAAAGTCGAATCATCAGCTTCCAGTATGTCAGCTTCGCTGCCGTTTTTACTGGCAAACTTTACATCAATTATTCCGGTTAAGCGTGGTGCTACTTTGGTATCAGAATTATGGGTGTGCATTACGTACTTGTAATTCCCTGCTTTGTCTGTAAATAAATCGCCATGCCCTGTTCCGTTGTATTTTAGCTTTTGGCGACTTATGATTGGGCTGCCTTCATATTTTTTCCACGGGCCTGTTGGCGATGTTGAAGTGGCGTAACCCACTGCGTAATCTTTATTGCGAAAGTCGTTTGCAGAATAGATCAGGTAATAAAGGTTTTTATGTTTTATTACTGTTGGCCCTTCGGTAACCGGCCAACCTGTTTTCTCGGTATTTTCCCAGGGCAGTAAACCACTTATACATTCTTTGGCGGTTTCCTGCATTACATCAGAAAGGTCAGCTTTCATTTCAGAAACAAAAATTCTGTTACCCTCCTGAAGCTTTACATGGTACAAATACGTTTTACCATCAGTATCAAAAAAGATAAAAGGATCTATTTGTTTACCAATACCCGATAATGGCTTTATCTGCTCTTGCTTAAAGGGGCCTAACGGGCTATCGCTTTTTGCTATAGCAATCTGTTCATCAGCCGTGTAGGCCATATAGTAGGCGTTATTGCGCTTAAAAACCTGCGGTGCCCAAAAGCCTTTAGTACCAAAAGCTTCGCCTTTTACAAGCGCCAAACCATTGTTTTTGCCTACAGGGCCTTTCCAATTCTTTAAATCTGATGATTCGTATACTTCAAACCCTTTGTCGCTGCTGGTGCCATACAGGTAGTATTTACCATTGTCTGGAAATATTGTTGGATCGGCAAGTGCTATAGGTTCTTGCACCAAACGTCCTTTTATCATCCAGATTTCTGAGTGATTAGAATATGCATTTGTGCTTGTTACTGCAACTATGGTATTGTCGTTTAGTACAGTTACACTACTCCACAGGCATGATTTATCGGCAGGGATAATGAAGGGTGTAGATTTTTTGCTAAAATTACGGGCCTGCTCATCGCCAACAACTACCTTCATATCTGCAAACTCCATTTTATTGGTTCGGCCTTCTGTACCTTGATAAGAAAGTATGGTTTGGCCGGTTTTTAATTGCCTTAAATAAGGTGCGCCTGCATAAATATTATCGGCAATTTTATCGGCCATGGCATAGCTTCTGTTGGCACTGCCTGCATCTACTGTGTTTGCCCAGTTTTCTGTTAAAGAATTTCTGATGATGTAAGGTTTAAAAGCATCAAAACCGTTGTCTTCTATAGCAAATACTACCTCTTTTCCGTTACTAAGCAATA contains the following coding sequences:
- a CDS encoding ABC transporter permease is translated as MFRLNLKIALRNLWRNSTSSVINITGLAIGLASCLLLLLYVNYEWNFDRQFKDADKVYQVMINFQDASGKITSTGTEPGNGIHSAIKSRIPEVDVVARIVKGGNTLIANGRTSFKKAAMCADPEILKIFNYEFIAGNPATALDVPNSVVITEQTAKLLFGGVNVLNKSIKWDNSRDLTITGVIKDFPANTSIKFDYILPWSFLEQIYDGARNWNWGDFSWPVMVKVNDPSKVDLINSKIKGLFNERSQNTKAENFIFPFAKTHLYSKFVNGKSAGGDIEKIYLFIGLAFGILFIACINFMNMATAKSERRAKEVGIKKTIGATRASVIIQFLTEAMVLTLGSVLLAIATVELTLPMFNNLLGIELTIDYGNILCWLVISGVIILTGLLSGLYPSLFLSAFNPVQTLKRKAARAKAVPVNLRQVLVVGQFCFAIMLIIATLVIYKQIDFIKNRPIGFDANLLAELPQEGELSGKFEVFKTEVLKAGAVTAVSQAAGSLSSVSNWFSGFEWPNRPQGGQDIVFNRLETTYGFVKTSGVKLIAGRDFSKDFASDTEGVLLSSSAVKVMNLQNPVGTKVKLNGNDLHVIGVFKDFIWDSPYQAQKPLVINFNRNAGYRIHLRLNPANSLSRNVELISAVAKRLNPAYPVDIKFMDQLYAQKLQSEKILGILANLFGGIAIFISCMGLYGLVAYSAEQRTKEFGVRRVLGASVGNIMSLLSVSFLKMVFAAACIGVPLAYYLMTKWLTNFELRTSISIAVILIAIAGTTVIAFLTVSFQAYKAAKANPAHALKYE
- a CDS encoding family 43 glycosylhydrolase, encoding MRLAIQICAAVQFCALLALGCSKKNETVIVPQKPPVNSHVVWDYSTLKKVSSSAAGEKYCGYARMIQLQDQTLIAIYEADGNIVSVKSSDLGATWSAPVSVARRADGTNMSVPDILELKDHSLLACYNPRPYDISPSRKFGIRTKKSYDGGLTWKDEKLLYEAGYEFKNGCWEPSAVQLPSGEIQLFFANEGDYLNSDEQNISMLRSSDNGLTWTKNREIVSYRAGKRDGMPVPLLLSNGKEVVFAIEDNGFDAFKPYIIRNSLTENWANTVDAGSANRSYAMADKIADNIYAGAPYLRQLKTGQTILSYQGTEGRTNKMEFADMKVVVGDEQARNFSKKSTPFIIPADKSCLWSSVTVLNDNTIVAVTSTNAYSNHSEIWMIKGRLVQEPIALADPTIFPDNGKYYLYGTSSDKGFEVYESSDLKNWKGPVGKNNGLALVKGEAFGTKGFWAPQVFKRNNAYYMAYTADEQIAIAKSDSPLGPFKQEQIKPLSGIGKQIDPFIFFDTDGKTYLYHVKLQEGNRIFVSEMKADLSDVMQETAKECISGLLPWENTEKTGWPVTEGPTVIKHKNLYYLIYSANDFRNKDYAVGYATSTSPTGPWKKYEGSPIISRQKLKYNGTGHGDLFTDKAGNYKYVMHTHNSDTKVAPRLTGIIDVKFASKNGSEADILEADDSTFKLIFTGTDAK
- a CDS encoding glycoside hydrolase family 2 TIM barrel-domain containing protein produces the protein MRNLRTYYLALCLFGLTFQSCVQKPADQTSQTDQKPREIWPVEKANKWYEQWGWLRGSDFIPSTAINQLEMWQKETFDPTTIDKELGYAEGIGMNSMRVYLHHAAWQQDKEGFKGRVKEYLDIADKHHISTLFVLFDDCWNPTYKTGKQPEPKLGIHNSGWVRDPGDLYYQDSTLVDTLEVYVKDILTTFKDDKRIVLWDLYNEPGNSDYGNKSMDLLKKVFEWGRTVNPSQPLSVGVWKLSLKELSDYQIQNSDVTTYHNYGDVKDHEKWIDTLRSVSKRPLICTEYMARSRNSLFSNIMPILKKENIGAYNWGLVAGKTNTMYAWDTPMPDGKEPKLWFHDIFRKDGSPYKKAEIDSIKMLTGKQ